The following proteins are co-located in the Dyadobacter chenwenxiniae genome:
- a CDS encoding helix-turn-helix domain-containing protein, protein MKTIQQIKSELKPIHSDADYRAYLKVIDSLVDCAENSPEEELLELISIIVEDYETVHFAIEPLDPVEAIKLKMEENGLKKKDLVDYFGSASRVSEVLNRKRPLTLEMIRRIHKGLGISAATLLAS, encoded by the coding sequence ATGAAAACGATACAACAAATCAAGTCCGAGCTAAAACCGATTCATTCGGATGCGGATTACAGAGCTTATCTCAAAGTCATAGATTCATTGGTTGACTGCGCTGAGAACAGCCCGGAGGAAGAATTATTGGAATTGATCTCGATAATTGTAGAGGATTATGAAACGGTGCATTTTGCTATTGAGCCACTTGATCCGGTTGAGGCGATCAAACTAAAAATGGAGGAGAATGGATTGAAGAAAAAGGATTTGGTGGACTATTTTGGAAGCGCCAGCCGCGTATCTGAAGTGCTAAACCGAAAAAGGCCGCTGACGCTTGAAATGATTCGCAGGATTCACAAAGGTTTAGGGATATCGGCTGCGACTTTATTGGCTTCCTGA
- a CDS encoding copper homeostasis protein CutC — MTIEVCAYSLESCINAQAGGAGRIELCGGLGEGGTTPSAGLIELVRQHIDIDVFVMIRPRGGDFVYDVFEEEIMRKDIDLARKLGGNGVVLGILTNDGQVDVTRTKALVDYAKPMRVTFHRAFDLTPDPIKALKAVIETGAERILTSGQKPTAVEGISLLEQLAKEAGDSIEIMAGSGVNHNNAVQLAAAGVHSLHLTAKAFRPGRQKYFPSDISMAGGVPDEHSVMYADLALVEAIVQVVS; from the coding sequence ATGACCATTGAAGTTTGCGCTTATTCGTTGGAATCTTGTATCAATGCACAGGCTGGCGGCGCAGGGAGGATTGAACTATGCGGCGGACTGGGGGAAGGCGGCACCACGCCGAGTGCAGGCTTGATAGAACTGGTAAGGCAACATATTGACATTGATGTTTTCGTCATGATCCGGCCCCGGGGCGGCGATTTCGTTTACGACGTTTTCGAAGAAGAGATTATGAGAAAAGACATCGACCTTGCCAGGAAATTGGGTGGAAACGGCGTCGTATTAGGCATTTTAACCAATGACGGCCAGGTGGACGTAACGCGTACGAAGGCACTCGTAGACTATGCAAAACCAATGAGAGTCACTTTTCACCGCGCATTTGACCTTACTCCAGATCCGATCAAAGCATTGAAAGCAGTCATTGAAACCGGCGCTGAGCGAATCCTTACTTCCGGCCAGAAACCGACTGCTGTTGAGGGCATTTCTTTATTGGAACAACTCGCAAAAGAAGCAGGGGATTCGATTGAAATCATGGCTGGCAGTGGGGTTAACCATAATAATGCGGTGCAGTTGGCAGCTGCTGGCGTACATTCTTTGCATTTAACGGCCAAAGCATTCCGCCCCGGACGACAAAAATATTTCCCTTCGGACATTTCCATGGCAGGGGGCGTTCCCGACGAACATTCGGTAATGTATGCTGATCTGGCGCTCGTTGAAGCCATTGTGCAAGTAGTTTCCTAA